The DNA sequence AAAGACGTCCCCTGCACGCTGGTGTCGCTCGAGCAGTTTCCCGGCATCGACGAGCCGGACGAGACCGGGGCCACGTTCGCCGAGAACGCGCGCTTGAAGGCGCTCTACTATCACGAGCGAACCGGACTGCCTGCAGTGGCCGACGACTCGGGCCTCGAGATCGACGCCCTGGAGAACGCGCCGGGGGTGCACTCGGCGCGGTGGCACGGCACCGACTACGCGGTGAAGTTCACCGCCATCTACCGCGAGCTGAGGGCGCGCGGACTGGCGACGAGCCGCGCCCGGTTCGTGGCGCACGTCGCCTTTGCCGATCGCGGCGCCATCCAGTTCGAATCCACCGGCATCGTCGAAGGAACGATCGCGCCCGAGCCGCGCGGGACCCACGGGTTCGGCTACGACCCGATTTTCTTCTATCCGCCGTACGGGTGCACGCTGGCCGAGGTGGACGGCGAGCGCAAGGCGGCGGTCAGCCACCGCGGCGCGGCGTTTCGTCCGCTCGCCGCCTGGCTTGCCAACCTTCGCTGACCCGCCCCCATCTAACCGGGCATGAAGCACGTTCTTCTCGCCCTCTGCCTTGCCGCCCCGGTCGCCGACCTGGCCGACCCGGCCCAGCCGGCCGACAACCGCCCGACCGTCCAGGGGACGTGGCGCAGCGACGTCGACAACTACTGGACGCGCAACGACCGGGAGCGCTGGATCTCGATTCAGTTGCGCCATGACGACGGGAACAGCGGGATCGGCATCGCCGAGCGCGACGTGCCGGCGCTGGCCGGCCGCGCCGCGGACGGACCCGTGCAATTCACGCTCCGCCGCGACGCCGGCCGCTTCGACTTCTCCGGACGGATCGAGAACGGCCGCGGCCGCGGCGACTTCCGCTTCACCCCGAGCGCCGATTTCCTCACCGCGATGTCGCGCCTCGGCTATCCGGGACTGTCGAGCGACGACGTGTGGCGCTTCGCCATGCACGACGTGACGCGCGACTACGTCACCGGCTACAAGAACGCGGGGTATCAGCTCGGCACCGCCGATCTGATCAAGACCCGCATCCACGGC is a window from the Vicinamibacterales bacterium genome containing:
- the rdgB gene encoding RdgB/HAM1 family non-canonical purine NTP pyrophosphatase, yielding MRRLLIATTNAGKLREIRGILKDVPCTLVSLEQFPGIDEPDETGATFAENARLKALYYHERTGLPAVADDSGLEIDALENAPGVHSARWHGTDYAVKFTAIYRELRARGLATSRARFVAHVAFADRGAIQFESTGIVEGTIAPEPRGTHGFGYDPIFFYPPYGCTLAEVDGERKAAVSHRGAAFRPLAAWLANLR